In Archocentrus centrarchus isolate MPI-CPG fArcCen1 chromosome 22, fArcCen1, whole genome shotgun sequence, one DNA window encodes the following:
- the LOC115772642 gene encoding gap junction beta-5 protein-like, which produces MNWSGLENLLSGVNKYSTAFGRIWLSMVFVFRVLVFVVAAQKVWGDESKDFVCNTKQPGCTNVCYDHIFPISHIRLWALQLIFVTCPSLMVMAHVKYREGKDSKYVKEHQGSHLYANPGKKRGGLWWTYLLSLIFKAGFDSAFLYILYRIYHRYDLPRLSKCELFPCPNTVDCFISRPTEKKIFMLFMVASSAVCILMCVLEMIYLIVKRIIKILKIQHEKERLAFAEQHELSAISPSQHRSRRDPTLTDSELSLNKRKEAKTTVL; this is translated from the exons atgaACTGGTCAGGTCTGGAGAATCTGCTGAGTGGAGTCAATAAGTACTCCACGGCATTCGGGCGGATTTGGCTGTCCATGGTGTTTGTGTTCCGCGTGCTGGTGTTCGTGGTGGCAGCGCAGAAGGTGTGGGGCGACGAGAGCAAAGACTTTGTGTGTAACACCAAACAG CCCGGCTGTACCAACGTCTGCTACGACCACATCTTCCCCATCTCCCACATCCGCCTGTGGGCCCTGCAGCTCATCTTTGTCACCTGCCCGTCTCTGATGGTGATGGCTCACGTTAAGTACCGCGAAGGCAAGGACAGCAAATACGTCAAGGAGCACCAGGGCTCGCACCTGTACGCCAACCCTGGCAAGAAGAGAGGGGGCCTGTGGTGGACATACCTGCTGAGTTTGATCTTCAAAGCCGGATTCGACTCAGCTTTTCTCTATATCCTGTATCGGATATATCACAGATATGACCTTCCCAG GCTGTCCAAGTGCGAGCTGTTCCCATGCCCCAACACCGTTGACTGCTTCATCAGTCGTCCAACAGAGAAGAAGATCTTCATGTTGTTCATGGTGGCGTCCAGCGCGGTGTGCATCCTCATGTGTGTCCTCGAAATGATTTACCTCATTGTCAAGCGCATCATCAAAATATTAAAGATCCAACATGAGAAAGAGAGGCTCGCGTTCGCTGAGCAACACGAGCTCTCGGCCATTTCTCCGTCCCAGCACAGGAGCAGGAGGGATCCAACACTGACAGACAGCGAGCTGAGCTTAAACAAGAGGAAGGAGGCTAAAACTACGGTGCTCTAG